The Halioglobus maricola genome segment TTATCGCTGCGAAGGACTGGAAAAACCCGGACTTCGAACAAAAATAGCACGGGTGATTTACGGCGCTTGACCTGAACATGGGTTCAAGTGCGGAGAAAACGCTGGGACACCGCCATGCCAACCAACATGGCAAGCACGAACAGTACCGTGTTGGTATTGAGATACACGAGGGCGGCGAGCGCGGGCCCCGGGCAATAGCCGTACAGCCCCCAACCCACGCCAAACAAAGCAGCGCCGCCAATCAGGCGACCATCGATATGCTTGCTGAGGGGCAGTCGGAACTCAGTGTCCAAGACCGGGGTCTGGCACCGCAGGATAAAGCGAAAACTCACCAGGGTAATGCAGACAGCACCGCCCATGACAAAGGCCAGGTCGGGATCCCACTGACCGAACAGATCCAGAAAACCCTGCACTTTGGCTGTGTCGGTCATGCCTGAGACCGCCAGGCCCGCACCGAACAGCAGGCCACATACCAGGGCGACAAGTGACTTCATTCAAATCACTCCCAGTAGCTGGCGAAACACATAGACGGTCGCTATACCGGCAGCCATAAAGGTCAGAGTAGCAACAAGGGAACGCAGAGAGAGCCGGCCCAGACCGCAAACACCATGACCACTGGTGCAACCTGAACCCAACCTGGTTCCAACGCCAACCAGCAAGCCGGCGACGATGGCCAGCCAGGCCGGAGCTTCACTGGCGCGGGGAAAAGGAACACCGAGCACCAGGTGGTAGACGAGCGCGCCGCCCAGTAAACCCAGCAGAAACATCCAGCGCCAGGCGTTGTCCGAGCTCGCTGAGATGGCACCCCAGAGAATGCCACTGATCCCGGCGATACGCCCCAGCAGGTACAGCAATAAGCTGGCCGCGACACCAATCAGGATTCCTCCTGCCAGCGGCGTGGCAAACGTCATCATCCCGCGAGACTCCGAAGCTCCTCGCGAACCCAGTCGAGAACCTCACCGTAGTTCTCACTCAAATGCGACTGGAGATTGTCTAGCGACACCAGGAGTTTTTCGATACTGCCATCGTTGATATTGATATGCCCCACTTTGCGGCCCGGGCGCACTTCTTTGTTATACCAGTGCAACTGGGTGTCGGCGAAATCCAACCACGCCTCGTCGTAATCCACGCCGATCAGGTTAATCATCACCGATGTATTACGAATCAGTGGTTGAGGCAGGGGCAGCTCAGTAATAGCGCGCAGATGCATTTCAAATTGACTGATACTTGCGCCAGCCTGGGTCCAGTGGCCGCTGTTGTGAACGCGGGGAGCCAACTCATTCACAATCAACTTGTCGCCGATTCGAAAACACTCCATCGCCATCACGCCGACGTATTCGAGTTTGTTTAAAATCGCTCCCAGCATCTGCTCCGCCTGCGGTTGCAGGTGATCCAGCCGTTGCAGCGGAGAGATAGATGCCATCAGGATACCGTTGACATGCAGGTTTCGTGTTAGCGGGTAGAACACCAGTTCGCCGCTCTGGGTGCGCGCGCCAACCAGGGAAACTTCTTCATCAAAGGGGCACTTCTCCTCGGCGATAGAGGTCTGTTTCCATTCGTCGGGAAGCGCATCACCGTCGGCCTGCTTCAGCCAGAGCTGACCGCGGCCATCGTAGCCGCCGGAGCGACGCTTGAGCAAAACCGTGTCACCCAACTCACGGTAGCACTGCTCCGCTGAGGTCGAGGCTTCTACATTCAGCCACTTTGCGGTGGCCACACCGAGTGCATCGATCAACTCTTTCTGAGTCTTGCGATCGGCGGTGCGCCCAAAGACGGTGTTGTTTTTGAAGTTGCCATGGGCCTGTAGCGCCTGGCCCGTTGGCGTCTGGGGCCAAAGTTCACGCTCGGCGGTAATAACACCATGAGCGGGCAGTTCAGGGGCTGGCAGTGTCGGGTCATCGACATTGACCGGATGTACGTTAATACCCAGGGGAGTCCCGGCGTACTGCATCATGCGCCCGAGCTGACCAGCGCCAATCACCCAAACATCTTTCATAGTCAGGCCGCTCTACTGCTCACGTGGGTCTGGATTGTCGAGTACGTCCTGCGTTTGCTGGGCGCGGAAGGCGGCCAGCTTTGCGGCGACGTCGGCATCGTGCAGGGCCAGCATCTGGCTGGCCAGCAGCCCTGCGTTGAAAGCGCCAGCGCCACCGATCGCCAGTGTGCCGACAGCTACGCCACGTGGCATCTGGACGATAGACAGCAAACTGTCATTGCCGCTCAGTGCCTTGCTCTGCACTGGCACGCCCAACACAGGCAGCGGCGTCATCGCAGCGATCATACCGGGCAAATGCGCTGCACCGCCGGCGCCAGCGACAATCACATCGTAACCATTGGCCTGAGCCTCTTTGGCAAAGCTCATCAGCTTGTCGGGCGTGCGGTGTGCAGATACCACTTCCACGTGATAGCTCACACCGAGCTTGTCCATAATGCCGGTGGCTTCCGACATGGTGGGCCAGTCGCTCTTGGAGCCCATGACCACCGCTACTTTCGGCTGGCTTGTCGCTGTCATTTACAGTCCTCGCATTCGCGCAGATTGTGCGAAAAAGCCGGCGATTATAAACCCAGAGCGAGCGGAAACAAAGCGCCGCGCCAACTTGCCGCTACAGCCCTCAGGGCGTGACCAGGTACTTCTCGCCCGTTCTCATCACGCTGTAATCGAGCACTGCTTCTTTGGTCAGCATTTCTTCCAGGGTGACGTTCGCTTTGTAGGAACTGGCAAAAGTGGATGTCAGGCCTTCCAGCACGCGTTGACGCATGCGAATCACCGTTTCCATGCCCGCATGCTGCAGGAACGGAGTGAGTAGCCAGCCAGACAGCGTCCAGCCGAAACCGTAGGCTGGGGTGAGGATGGTGGGACCCAGATCGAGACGTCCGTAGATGAACATTTTCTTGGCCTGATCAGAGCCATAGCGTGAGAATTCCGTCATCTTGCGTGACGCAACCTGCTCCATCGCTTTGAAACAGGTATCCGTCATCTGGCCACCGCCAATGGGATCGAAGCCAAAATAGGCGCCAGTTTCATCGATAGCGGCACAGAGCTGGGCGAAGAAATCATCGTCCGAAGTGTTGACTATATGAGTGGCGCCGAGCCCCTTGAGCATTTCGACGTGTTCCTGCTTGCGCACAATGTTCACGAGTGCGATGTCGTCCTGTTGGCAAATTTTCACCAACATCTGACCCAGATTAGACGCCGCCGCCGTGTGGATGATCGCGCTCTGCCCTTCAGCCTTCGCGGTTTCCACAAATCCCAGCGCGGTCATGGGGTTAACGAAGGCGGAAGCCCCCGCTTCAGCAGATATGTCACCCAGCGGCAGGCAGAGGCCGGCATCGGCAATACAGTATTCCGAATAAGCAGTGCCTGGGACACAAGCTACACGCTGGCCTACAAGAGACTGTGCATACTCGCTGTCGCCCGCTGCGACGACCTCCCCGGCACCTTCATTACCCACGGGCAGGCGTATCCCGTGACGCGCTTTTTGCCCGCTATAGAAGGGTTCCGGCATATCTGCAACAAATTTGCCAGCGCTGTATTCTGCATTGGCGAGATCGGCCGGGCCCGTGAGTATAGCCAGATCAGAGGGATTAATAGGCGCCGCCTCCATCCTCACCAACACCTGGTTGCCAGTGGGCTCGGCGACCGGTGCCTCGGCGACTTCTACGGTCAGTTTGCCATCGGCCAGGGTGCTAAAAATTTGTTTGCCTGTTGTAATTGCGGTGGTCATTGATTTCTCCAATCCTCGGGTTGCTGCTGGACGTTAACACG includes the following:
- the purE gene encoding 5-(carboxyamino)imidazole ribonucleotide mutase, with protein sequence MTATSQPKVAVVMGSKSDWPTMSEATGIMDKLGVSYHVEVVSAHRTPDKLMSFAKEAQANGYDVIVAGAGGAAHLPGMIAAMTPLPVLGVPVQSKALSGNDSLLSIVQMPRGVAVGTLAIGGAGAFNAGLLASQMLALHDADVAAKLAAFRAQQTQDVLDNPDPREQ
- a CDS encoding DUF6691 family protein — protein: MKSLVALVCGLLFGAGLAVSGMTDTAKVQGFLDLFGQWDPDLAFVMGGAVCITLVSFRFILRCQTPVLDTEFRLPLSKHIDGRLIGGAALFGVGWGLYGYCPGPALAALVYLNTNTVLFVLAMLVGMAVSQRFLRT
- the purK gene encoding 5-(carboxyamino)imidazole ribonucleotide synthase — encoded protein: MKDVWVIGAGQLGRMMQYAGTPLGINVHPVNVDDPTLPAPELPAHGVITAERELWPQTPTGQALQAHGNFKNNTVFGRTADRKTQKELIDALGVATAKWLNVEASTSAEQCYRELGDTVLLKRRSGGYDGRGQLWLKQADGDALPDEWKQTSIAEEKCPFDEEVSLVGARTQSGELVFYPLTRNLHVNGILMASISPLQRLDHLQPQAEQMLGAILNKLEYVGVMAMECFRIGDKLIVNELAPRVHNSGHWTQAGASISQFEMHLRAITELPLPQPLIRNTSVMINLIGVDYDEAWLDFADTQLHWYNKEVRPGRKVGHININDGSIEKLLVSLDNLQSHLSENYGEVLDWVREELRSLAG
- a CDS encoding YeeE/YedE family protein, which encodes MMTFATPLAGGILIGVAASLLLYLLGRIAGISGILWGAISASSDNAWRWMFLLGLLGGALVYHLVLGVPFPRASEAPAWLAIVAGLLVGVGTRLGSGCTSGHGVCGLGRLSLRSLVATLTFMAAGIATVYVFRQLLGVI
- a CDS encoding zinc-binding dehydrogenase, with the protein product MTTAITTGKQIFSTLADGKLTVEVAEAPVAEPTGNQVLVRMEAAPINPSDLAILTGPADLANAEYSAGKFVADMPEPFYSGQKARHGIRLPVGNEGAGEVVAAGDSEYAQSLVGQRVACVPGTAYSEYCIADAGLCLPLGDISAEAGASAFVNPMTALGFVETAKAEGQSAIIHTAAASNLGQMLVKICQQDDIALVNIVRKQEHVEMLKGLGATHIVNTSDDDFFAQLCAAIDETGAYFGFDPIGGGQMTDTCFKAMEQVASRKMTEFSRYGSDQAKKMFIYGRLDLGPTILTPAYGFGWTLSGWLLTPFLQHAGMETVIRMRQRVLEGLTSTFASSYKANVTLEEMLTKEAVLDYSVMRTGEKYLVTP